In Bradyrhizobium lablabi, one DNA window encodes the following:
- a CDS encoding chloride channel protein, with translation MVTTSRYLEAPRRLRAFVRAHESSLVVLAALVGASGGLVVAAMSNAVEALHVVLFNLEWGDRLSSQYRIDPLRALLVPSLGGLLLGIAFLLLARVRPAREIDPIEANALHGGRMSFRGSVIVALQTIWSSGVGASVGLEAGYTQLASGLAASLGRAFHLRRADQRIMVGCGAAAAIAGAFGAPLAGAFYAFELVIGGYTPASLTPVGVAAVAGYFVASGFTVLSFGVNVGPVGDVLGRDLAIASLLGILSALVGIAIMRGVTLCDELLAKTRLWPPLRPALGGLVVGLLALVTPQVMSSGHGALHFAGFVSIPLTVIATMFVLKAIASIVSLGSGFRGGLFFATLFLGALGGHLFAAGFDIIWPGLNLNPNVYAIIGMSALSASVIGGPLTMSFIALESTGNLWLTTAVLVAVIISTQITRELFGYSFATWRLHLRGETIRSAADIGWIRDLTVRSLMRPDVTTVNADMGIAQFREKFPLGSKTQVVAVDGAGRYAGLALVADAHAMDLEATKGLAGILHHCDVVLHPVMNIQEAIAVFDAAEAETLAVVETDGERRPIGILTEAHAMRRYAEESEQRRREAVGDI, from the coding sequence ATGGTTACCACGTCCCGATATCTCGAAGCGCCGCGCCGGCTGCGGGCCTTCGTCCGCGCGCACGAATCAAGCCTGGTGGTGCTGGCCGCGCTGGTCGGCGCCAGCGGAGGCCTGGTGGTGGCCGCGATGAGCAACGCGGTCGAGGCGTTGCACGTGGTGCTGTTCAACCTCGAATGGGGCGACCGGCTTTCCAGCCAGTACCGGATCGACCCGCTGCGGGCGCTGCTGGTTCCGAGCCTCGGGGGATTATTGCTCGGGATCGCGTTCCTGCTGCTGGCCCGGGTGCGGCCGGCGCGCGAGATCGACCCGATCGAGGCCAATGCGCTGCATGGCGGGCGGATGTCGTTTCGCGGCAGCGTCATCGTGGCGTTGCAGACCATCTGGTCCAGCGGCGTCGGCGCTTCCGTCGGGCTTGAAGCCGGCTACACCCAGCTCGCCTCCGGCCTTGCCGCCTCGCTCGGCCGCGCCTTTCATCTGCGCCGCGCCGATCAGCGCATCATGGTCGGCTGCGGCGCTGCCGCTGCGATCGCCGGCGCCTTCGGGGCGCCGCTGGCGGGGGCGTTCTATGCCTTCGAGCTCGTGATCGGCGGCTATACGCCGGCGAGCCTGACGCCGGTTGGCGTAGCCGCGGTTGCCGGCTATTTCGTCGCGTCAGGCTTCACGGTGCTGTCATTCGGCGTCAACGTCGGTCCGGTCGGCGACGTGCTCGGGCGCGATCTCGCCATCGCCTCGCTGCTCGGGATTTTGTCGGCGCTGGTTGGCATCGCCATCATGCGCGGCGTGACGCTGTGCGACGAGCTGTTGGCGAAGACCCGACTCTGGCCGCCGCTGCGCCCGGCGCTCGGCGGTCTCGTCGTCGGTCTGCTCGCGCTGGTGACGCCGCAGGTGATGTCGTCGGGACATGGCGCGCTGCATTTTGCCGGATTTGTCTCGATCCCGCTGACGGTCATCGCGACCATGTTCGTCCTGAAAGCGATCGCCTCGATCGTATCGCTGGGCAGCGGCTTTCGCGGCGGGTTGTTTTTCGCGACGCTGTTTCTGGGCGCGCTCGGCGGGCATCTGTTCGCCGCCGGTTTTGACATCATATGGCCGGGTCTCAACCTTAATCCGAATGTCTATGCGATCATCGGCATGAGCGCGTTGTCGGCATCCGTGATCGGCGGGCCGCTGACGATGTCGTTCATTGCGCTGGAATCCACCGGCAATCTCTGGCTCACTACCGCCGTGCTGGTCGCGGTCATCATCTCGACCCAGATCACCCGCGAACTGTTCGGCTATTCGTTCGCGACCTGGCGCTTGCACCTGCGCGGGGAAACCATCCGCAGCGCCGCGGATATCGGCTGGATCCGCGACCTGACGGTGCGGAGCCTGATGCGGCCGGACGTCACCACTGTCAATGCCGACATGGGAATCGCGCAATTCCGCGAAAAATTTCCGCTGGGCTCGAAGACCCAGGTGGTCGCGGTCGACGGCGCCGGCCGCTATGCCGGGCTGGCGCTGGTGGCCGACGCGCATGCGATGGATCTCGAGGCGACCAAGGGTCTTGCCGGCATCCTGCATCATTGCGACGTCGTGCTGCATCCGGTCATGAACATCCAGGAAGCCATCGCCGTGTTCGACGCCGCCGAAGCCGAAACGCTCGCGGTGGTCGAAACCGACGGTGAACGCCGGCCGATCGGAATTTTGACCGAAGCCCACGCCATGCGGCGCTACGCGGAAGAATCCGAACAGCGAAGACGCGAGGCGGTCGGCGATATTTAA
- a CDS encoding Bug family tripartite tricarboxylate transporter substrate binding protein: protein MRNWPAIMAAVLFGLGYAGNAAAENYPARPITMIVPFPAGGATDTLARFLAEKMRGILGQPIIIENVAGAAGSIGVGRAVRSPADGYTLSIGTSTTHMLTGGLYTLSFDLLKDLAPIILIGSEPLLIVGKKDLPADDLKGLIAYLKANPDKASVGIAGVGAAGHLAGISFQKATGTKFQFVPYRGNAPAMQDLLAGQIDFMIEPSSNFKSLVAAGSVKPFAVTGKARLPSSPNIPTADEAGLPGFFASLWYGLWVPKNTPKDIVATLNATMVRVLADPSVKERFADLGIQTSPLDQQSPEALGALQKAEAEHWWPIIKAANLKAE from the coding sequence ATGCGCAATTGGCCGGCCATCATGGCCGCGGTCCTGTTCGGCCTCGGATATGCCGGCAACGCGGCCGCGGAAAATTATCCGGCGCGTCCGATCACCATGATCGTGCCGTTCCCCGCGGGAGGGGCGACCGACACGCTGGCGCGTTTCCTCGCCGAGAAGATGCGGGGCATTCTGGGACAGCCGATTATCATCGAGAACGTTGCGGGCGCGGCGGGGAGCATCGGCGTCGGCCGCGCGGTGCGCTCGCCCGCGGACGGCTACACGCTGAGCATCGGCACCTCGACAACGCACATGCTGACCGGCGGTCTTTACACTCTTTCCTTCGACCTGTTGAAGGATCTGGCGCCGATCATCCTGATCGGCAGCGAGCCGCTTCTGATCGTCGGCAAGAAGGACCTGCCGGCGGACGATTTGAAGGGATTGATCGCGTACCTCAAGGCCAATCCCGACAAGGCCTCCGTCGGTATCGCCGGCGTCGGCGCCGCCGGCCATCTCGCCGGAATCTCGTTCCAGAAGGCGACCGGCACCAAATTCCAGTTCGTGCCGTATCGCGGCAACGCGCCGGCCATGCAGGACCTGCTGGCCGGTCAGATCGATTTCATGATCGAGCCGTCGTCGAATTTCAAATCGCTGGTCGCGGCCGGAAGCGTCAAGCCGTTTGCCGTCACCGGAAAGGCGCGATTGCCATCCTCGCCCAACATTCCAACCGCGGACGAGGCGGGCCTGCCCGGCTTCTTTGCCTCACTGTGGTACGGACTTTGGGTCCCCAAAAATACGCCGAAGGATATCGTCGCCACCCTCAACGCCACCATGGTGCGGGTGCTCGCCGATCCCTCGGTGAAAGAGCGTTTTGCCGACCTCGGCATCCAGACTTCCCCGCTCGATCAGCAATCGCCGGAAGCGCTGGGCGCGCTGCAGAAAGCGGAAGCCGAACACTGGTGGCCGATCATCAAAGCGGCCAACCTGAAAGCGGAATGA
- a CDS encoding peptidyl-alpha-hydroxyglycine alpha-amidating lyase family protein, with protein MPTILGSGEHRYRVVENWAKLPPEWNLTDVASVAVDSKDRVYVFNRGVHPMVVLDREGNFIRSWGEGLFGRAHGLHIDADDNLYCTDDGDHTVRKCTPDGKVLLTIGIPNKPSPFMSGEPFHRCTHTALSPKGEIYVSDGYGNACVHKYTPDGKLLKSWGEPGSDPGQFNIVHNIATDSDGFVYVADRENHRVQVFDGNGKYETQWNNLHRPCALYCCGGKHPNFVIGELGPGMPVNRKVPNLGPRLTIVDSKGKRIARLGGEDGPGLETGKFLAPHGLALDSKGDIYVGEVGVTNWSTSFPDTPMPKVVRCLQKLERV; from the coding sequence ATGCCTACCATTCTCGGCTCGGGCGAGCATCGCTACCGCGTGGTGGAGAACTGGGCGAAGCTGCCTCCAGAGTGGAATCTCACCGACGTCGCCTCCGTTGCCGTCGACAGCAAGGACCGCGTCTACGTTTTCAACCGCGGCGTCCATCCGATGGTGGTGCTCGACCGCGAAGGCAATTTTATCAGGAGCTGGGGCGAAGGGCTGTTTGGCCGCGCCCATGGGCTGCACATCGACGCCGACGACAATCTCTATTGCACCGATGACGGAGACCACACCGTGCGCAAGTGCACGCCCGACGGCAAGGTGCTGCTGACCATCGGCATCCCGAACAAGCCGTCGCCGTTCATGAGCGGCGAGCCGTTCCATCGCTGCACCCACACCGCGCTGTCGCCGAAGGGCGAGATCTATGTCTCGGACGGCTATGGCAATGCCTGCGTGCACAAATACACGCCGGATGGGAAGTTGCTGAAAAGCTGGGGCGAGCCCGGCAGCGATCCCGGCCAGTTCAACATCGTCCACAACATCGCAACCGACTCCGACGGTTTTGTCTATGTCGCGGACCGCGAGAACCACCGCGTCCAGGTGTTCGACGGCAACGGCAAATACGAGACGCAGTGGAATAATCTGCACCGTCCCTGCGCGCTCTATTGCTGCGGCGGCAAGCATCCGAATTTTGTCATCGGCGAACTCGGCCCCGGCATGCCGGTCAACCGCAAGGTGCCGAATTTGGGCCCGCGCCTGACCATCGTCGATTCGAAAGGCAAGCGGATCGCGCGGCTCGGCGGCGAGGACGGCCCGGGCCTCGAGACGGGCAAATTCCTCGCGCCGCACGGCCTCGCGCTGGACTCGAAGGGCGACATCTATGTCGGCGAAGTCGGCGTCACCAACTGGAGCACCAGCTTTCCGGACACGCCGATGCCCAAGGTGGTGCGCTGCCTGCAGAAGCTGGAGCGGGTTTAG
- a CDS encoding flavin-containing monooxygenase — translation MLDRTDDISVAAENWLSQFESALATSDEVLLKTLFHPDSYWRDVLALSWNLQTINGADAILSEMKTRAASTAPRAFQIDPARAAPRRVTRAGTSNIEAIFRFETAQGRGSGILRLIPDAADGNRLKAWTLLTALDELKGFEEALGRSRPRGQAYSRDFRGPNWLDLRREAAAYADRDPTVLVVGGGQAGLSVAARLKQLQIDTLIVDREARVGDNWRNRYHALTLHNQVQVNHLPYMPFPPNWPVYIPKDKLASWFEAYVDAMELNYWTGTEFESGAYDEADERWSVTLRRTDGTKRIMHPRHVVMATGVSGIPNLPDIPGLKNFTGTILHSSQYGDGEGWQGKRALVIGTGNSGHDIAQDLYSSGAKVTLVQRSSTLITNIEPSAQLAYAAYNEGTLEDNDLIATSMPLPLAKKSHVMITEQSKKLDRELLDGLERVGFKLDYGEGGTGWQFKYLTRGGGYYFNVGCSDLVARREIGLQQFSDIESFTADGARMKSGERLAADLIVLATGYKPQEYLVRNLFGDEVAGRVGPIWGFGDSQELRNMYARTGQPGLWFIAGSLAQCRINSKYLALQIKAIEEGLLPRGGRAATRDAAVA, via the coding sequence ATGCTGGATAGAACGGACGATATCTCGGTTGCCGCGGAGAATTGGCTCAGCCAGTTCGAGAGCGCGCTGGCGACATCGGACGAGGTCCTGCTCAAAACGCTGTTTCACCCGGACAGCTATTGGCGCGACGTGCTGGCGCTGAGCTGGAATCTGCAGACCATCAATGGCGCGGACGCGATCCTGAGCGAGATGAAGACCCGCGCTGCGAGCACCGCCCCGCGCGCGTTCCAGATCGATCCCGCCCGTGCCGCGCCGCGTCGGGTGACCCGCGCCGGAACCAGCAACATTGAAGCGATTTTCAGATTCGAAACCGCGCAAGGCCGCGGCAGCGGAATTCTGCGGCTGATCCCCGATGCCGCCGACGGCAACCGGCTGAAGGCATGGACGCTGCTCACCGCGCTCGACGAATTGAAAGGTTTTGAGGAAGCGCTCGGCAGATCGCGGCCGCGCGGGCAGGCCTATTCGCGCGATTTTCGCGGGCCCAACTGGCTCGACCTTCGCAGAGAGGCGGCCGCCTATGCCGACCGCGATCCCACCGTGCTGGTGGTCGGCGGCGGCCAGGCGGGCCTTTCCGTCGCGGCACGGCTGAAGCAATTGCAGATCGACACCCTGATCGTGGACCGCGAGGCACGCGTCGGCGACAATTGGCGCAACCGCTACCATGCGCTGACGCTGCACAACCAAGTGCAGGTCAACCACCTGCCCTACATGCCGTTCCCGCCGAACTGGCCGGTCTATATTCCGAAAGACAAGCTCGCCAGCTGGTTCGAGGCCTATGTCGATGCCATGGAGTTGAATTACTGGACCGGCACCGAGTTTGAAAGCGGCGCTTACGATGAGGCGGATGAACGCTGGTCGGTGACGTTGCGCCGGACCGACGGTACCAAGCGCATCATGCATCCGCGCCATGTCGTGATGGCGACCGGCGTCAGCGGCATTCCGAATCTGCCGGATATTCCAGGCCTGAAGAATTTTACCGGCACCATCCTGCATTCCAGCCAATATGGCGACGGCGAGGGCTGGCAAGGCAAACGGGCGCTGGTGATCGGCACCGGCAATAGCGGTCACGATATCGCGCAGGACCTTTATTCGAGCGGCGCGAAAGTCACGCTGGTTCAGCGCAGTTCGACGCTGATCACCAATATCGAACCATCGGCGCAGCTCGCTTATGCCGCGTATAACGAAGGCACGCTCGAGGACAACGACCTGATCGCGACCTCGATGCCGCTGCCGCTCGCCAAGAAAAGCCATGTCATGATCACCGAGCAATCGAAGAAGCTCGATCGCGAATTGCTCGATGGATTGGAGCGGGTCGGCTTCAAGCTCGATTACGGCGAAGGCGGCACCGGTTGGCAGTTCAAATATCTCACCCGCGGCGGCGGTTATTATTTCAATGTCGGTTGCTCCGATCTGGTGGCGCGCAGGGAAATCGGGCTGCAACAATTTTCGGATATCGAATCCTTCACGGCCGACGGCGCGCGGATGAAGAGCGGCGAGCGGCTTGCCGCCGACCTGATCGTGCTCGCGACCGGCTACAAGCCCCAGGAATATCTGGTGCGCAACCTGTTCGGCGATGAGGTGGCAGGCCGCGTCGGCCCGATCTGGGGTTTTGGTGATAGCCAAGAATTGCGCAACATGTATGCGCGCACCGGCCAGCCCGGCCTCTGGTTCATCGCCGGCAGCCTCGCGCAATGCCGGATCAATTCGAAATATCTGGCGCTGCAGATCAAGGCGATCGAGGAAGGGTTGTTGCCGCGGGGCGGGCGGGCGGCAACGCGGGATGCGGCCGTTGCGTGA
- a CDS encoding Lrp/AsnC family transcriptional regulator yields MPNLDLDPIDCRIVAELQADGRLSNVELADKVGLSPSPCLRRVKRLERDGYIEGYRAALRRDRIGLGFSVFLGVKLDGHTNERALAFEKAVVAMPEVIACHLVSGEADYFLEIVVPDLAGYQRFLVGKLLDLPIVREVRSNIAIQTLKAGAPLPLEHFETRQSKRLPKTAKKT; encoded by the coding sequence ATGCCAAACCTTGACCTCGATCCGATTGACTGCCGCATTGTTGCGGAGCTGCAGGCCGATGGCCGTTTGAGCAACGTCGAACTGGCCGACAAGGTCGGCTTGTCGCCATCGCCGTGCCTGCGTCGCGTCAAGCGTCTGGAGCGGGACGGCTACATTGAAGGTTATCGGGCAGCCTTGCGGCGCGATCGCATCGGCCTCGGTTTCTCGGTCTTTTTGGGCGTCAAGCTCGACGGACACACCAACGAGCGCGCGCTGGCGTTCGAGAAAGCCGTCGTGGCGATGCCCGAGGTTATTGCCTGCCACCTCGTCTCCGGCGAGGCCGATTACTTCCTCGAAATCGTCGTGCCTGATCTCGCTGGCTACCAGCGCTTTCTGGTCGGCAAGCTCCTCGATTTGCCAATTGTGCGCGAAGTACGCAGCAACATCGCGATCCAGACGCTCAAGGCAGGCGCGCCATTGCCGCTCGAACACTTCGAAACACGACAATCCAAACGCCTTCCGAAAACAGCGAAGAAGACGTGA
- a CDS encoding nuclear transport factor 2 family protein, protein MNDRATCHSLLDAVERYFDLMFDSEVSRFDQVFAPSAQLHGLRDGNLRLLSALEYKNALASGPSPKSKNAPRQQEILLVDFASPTQAVVKVRVRIDALLYLDYLAYHRINGAWLITAKSFHVEHRYEVSKS, encoded by the coding sequence ATGAATGACCGTGCCACCTGCCATTCCCTGCTTGACGCTGTTGAGCGCTATTTCGACCTGATGTTTGACAGCGAGGTATCCCGCTTCGATCAAGTCTTCGCGCCGAGCGCCCAACTGCACGGGTTGCGAGATGGGAATCTGCGCCTGTTGTCCGCCCTTGAATACAAGAATGCGCTGGCCTCCGGGCCGTCGCCAAAATCCAAGAATGCCCCGCGCCAGCAGGAAATATTGCTCGTGGATTTTGCCTCGCCAACTCAGGCGGTGGTGAAGGTTCGCGTCAGGATCGATGCACTTCTATATCTCGACTACCTTGCCTACCATCGCATCAATGGCGCGTGGCTGATCACAGCGAAGTCGTTTCATGTCGAGCATAGGTACGAGGTATCAAAGAGCTGA
- a CDS encoding DUF2855 family protein has translation MTSTDFVVARNDLQQCKIIETQLPGADELPAEALLIKIDRFALTANNITYAVLGDELKYWQLFPAPKDFGNIPVWGFGEVIASKHPGVAIGERLFGYFPMATHLVIEAADVSKRGLRDAAAHRQGVAPVYNAYARVSGDPAFEGRRGDHQALLRPLFMLSFLVDDFLVENEFFGAKSVMLSSASSKTAFGLAHLLHTLRKDISVIGLTSAGNTEFVRSLGCYDDVVTYDRVTSLPTDQPVAFVDMAGNSELRAKLHRHFGDQMKYSGLIGLTHRSTSPDEPVLPGAKPIWFFAPDQIRKRAKEWGPGGIDVRFSAAWSGFAPMLDGWLRVIEGRGPEAVKQVYQDTLAGRVPPDQGHILSLTA, from the coding sequence ATGACCTCCACCGACTTCGTCGTTGCGCGCAACGATCTGCAGCAGTGCAAGATCATCGAGACGCAACTGCCTGGCGCTGATGAGTTGCCCGCCGAGGCGCTGCTGATCAAAATCGATCGCTTCGCGCTCACCGCCAACAACATCACTTACGCCGTGCTCGGCGACGAATTGAAATACTGGCAGCTGTTTCCGGCGCCGAAAGATTTCGGCAACATTCCGGTATGGGGATTTGGCGAGGTGATCGCCTCGAAGCACCCGGGCGTCGCGATCGGAGAGCGTCTGTTCGGTTATTTTCCAATGGCGACGCATCTCGTGATCGAAGCGGCCGACGTTTCGAAGCGCGGCCTGCGCGACGCGGCGGCGCATCGCCAGGGCGTGGCGCCGGTTTACAACGCCTATGCTCGCGTCAGTGGCGATCCGGCGTTCGAGGGACGGAGGGGCGATCATCAGGCGCTGCTGCGTCCCTTGTTCATGCTGTCGTTTCTGGTCGACGATTTTCTGGTGGAGAACGAATTTTTCGGCGCGAAGAGCGTGATGCTCTCCAGCGCCTCCAGCAAGACCGCGTTCGGGCTCGCGCATCTCTTGCACACGCTGCGCAAGGATATCAGCGTGATCGGGCTGACTTCGGCGGGCAATACCGAGTTTGTCAGATCGCTCGGCTGCTACGACGACGTCGTGACCTATGACCGTGTCACCTCGCTGCCGACCGACCAGCCTGTCGCGTTTGTCGACATGGCGGGCAACAGCGAGTTGCGCGCAAAACTTCACCGGCATTTTGGCGATCAGATGAAATATTCCGGGCTCATCGGGCTTACCCATCGCAGCACGTCGCCGGATGAACCGGTATTGCCGGGCGCGAAACCGATCTGGTTTTTTGCGCCCGACCAGATTCGCAAGCGCGCCAAGGAATGGGGGCCCGGCGGCATTGACGTCAGGTTCAGCGCGGCGTGGTCGGGCTTTGCGCCGATGCTGGATGGGTGGCTCAGGGTGATCGAAGGCCGCGGGCCTGAGGCTGTGAAGCAGGTCTATCAGGATACGCTCGCCGGCCGCGTTCCCCCGGACCAGGGGCATATCCTGTCGCTGACGGCATAG
- a CDS encoding DNA-3-methyladenine glycosylase family protein, with the protein MLIHLETQADLEDAIHVLLKQDPRLKPIFEIAGMPALRQREPGFAGLAAIVCGQQLSTASAAAIWARLTAAFDPFHHDSLRKARADRLGRLGLSAAKIKTLKNLARELAAERLNLEVLANEDADAAHNTLTALHGIGPWTADVYLLFCLGHGDAWPAGDLAVQEAVKIGLGLKTRPTAKQMAPLAEPWRPLRGAAAHLWWAYYRALKKREGVIGES; encoded by the coding sequence ATGCTCATCCACCTCGAAACCCAGGCCGACCTCGAAGACGCCATTCATGTACTGCTCAAGCAGGACCCGCGGCTGAAACCGATCTTCGAGATCGCGGGCATGCCGGCGCTGCGCCAACGCGAGCCCGGCTTTGCGGGCCTCGCGGCGATCGTCTGCGGCCAGCAACTGTCGACCGCCAGCGCGGCGGCGATCTGGGCGCGCCTCACGGCCGCGTTCGATCCGTTTCACCACGATAGCTTGCGGAAAGCCCGCGCCGACCGGCTGGGACGGCTCGGCCTGTCGGCGGCCAAGATCAAGACCCTGAAAAACCTCGCGCGCGAACTTGCCGCCGAGCGCCTGAATCTCGAGGTGCTCGCCAACGAGGACGCCGACGCCGCGCACAACACGCTCACCGCGCTGCACGGCATCGGCCCATGGACGGCCGACGTCTATCTCTTGTTCTGTCTTGGCCATGGCGACGCATGGCCCGCCGGCGATCTCGCGGTGCAGGAGGCGGTGAAGATCGGCCTCGGCCTGAAGACGCGGCCGACGGCAAAACAGATGGCACCGCTGGCGGAGCCATGGCGTCCATTGCGCGGCGCCGCCGCGCATCTGTGGTGGGCCTATTACCGGGCGCTGAAGAAGCGCGAGGGCGTAATCGGCGAGAGCTGA
- the gluQRS gene encoding tRNA glutamyl-Q(34) synthetase GluQRS, with amino-acid sequence MPPPVFRFAPSPNGYLHLGHAYSALLNFDSARESGGRFLLRIEDIDVARCRPEFEAAIYQDLAWLGIAWEQPVRRQSEHLSEYRDALERLSAEGLIYPSFESRAEIAKLVAQREAGAPWPRDPDGAPLYPGSAKLLSASERARLIEQGAPYALRLDMAAACARAGDLTWTEHGAGPDGETGVVAVRPEVWGDVILARKETPTSYHLSVVVDDALQGVTEVVRGRDLFWSTSVHRLLQALLGLPEPVYRHHRLILDGAGQKLSKSTAATGLRELRASGVAPADIRRLVGLPP; translated from the coding sequence ATGCCGCCGCCCGTCTTCCGCTTTGCGCCGAGCCCGAACGGCTATCTGCATCTCGGCCACGCTTATTCGGCGCTCTTGAATTTTGATTCGGCGCGCGAGAGCGGTGGACGATTTTTGCTGCGCATCGAGGATATCGATGTGGCCCGCTGCCGGCCGGAGTTCGAGGCCGCGATCTATCAAGACCTCGCCTGGCTCGGCATCGCCTGGGAACAACCGGTGCGGCGGCAGTCCGAACATCTGTCCGAATATCGCGATGCGCTGGAAAGGCTCTCGGCGGAGGGCCTGATCTATCCGAGCTTCGAGAGCCGCGCCGAGATCGCAAAACTGGTGGCGCAGCGGGAGGCGGGCGCCCCCTGGCCGCGCGACCCCGACGGCGCGCCGCTCTATCCCGGGTCGGCGAAGCTGCTATCGGCGAGCGAGCGCGCGCGGCTCATCGAGCAAGGTGCGCCTTACGCGCTGCGGCTCGACATGGCGGCGGCCTGCGCCCGCGCCGGCGATCTGACTTGGACCGAGCACGGCGCGGGACCCGATGGCGAGACTGGCGTCGTGGCCGTCCGGCCGGAGGTATGGGGCGACGTCATCCTGGCGCGCAAGGAGACGCCGACCAGCTATCATCTCTCGGTGGTCGTCGACGACGCCCTGCAGGGCGTGACCGAGGTGGTGCGGGGGCGGGACCTGTTCTGGTCGACCAGCGTGCACCGGCTGCTCCAGGCGTTGCTCGGCTTGCCGGAACCGGTCTACCGCCACCACCGCCTCATCCTCGATGGCGCCGGACAAAAGCTCTCGAAGTCGACCGCGGCCACGGGCCTGCGCGAACTCCGCGCGTCCGGTGTTGCGCCGGCGGACATCCGCCGCCTGGTCGGCCTGCCGCCATGA
- a CDS encoding ATP-binding protein encodes MAPRSRSKRSTRPSKQRPPRKRASRVAAGQARKPAVTKRAVRKRAVKKPAVKSAAPGMVEAALAAFAHEVRTPLTGILAISDLLATSDLDEREKRWVDTIKAGAEHLASLATLFVDAARGGAAVAGIRQDLFDLRALARNAGDSLAGRAAAKGLHSEVEISEKLPALVVGDPVRLRAALENLIDNAVKFTEAGSVALAVEPIRSTSGQLSVAFSISDSGIGLTLNEIKRLFRPFSQANVSIASRFGGAGLGLSSVKALARAMGGDIVVAPRRSGGTTFTLSVTLARAKTSKAPGSGAGAYLPSNPAQALRVLSVEDNPFGRVVLNTILTELGHQAEFIGRGEGAPERIAQGSFDAVLMDMVLPGIDGIEAIKRIRSLDPPLGRIAIVGVSGRADDEAASRAAGADAFLVKPVSPRALATALLEATRRAAAAT; translated from the coding sequence ATGGCGCCCAGATCGCGCTCAAAGCGCTCTACGCGGCCCTCAAAGCAGCGGCCGCCGAGAAAGCGTGCTTCACGCGTTGCCGCCGGCCAGGCGCGCAAGCCTGCCGTCACGAAGCGTGCCGTCAGGAAGCGTGCCGTCAAGAAGCCTGCCGTCAAGTCTGCTGCGCCCGGCATGGTTGAGGCGGCGCTCGCCGCGTTCGCGCACGAGGTCCGAACGCCGCTAACGGGCATCCTCGCGATCAGTGATCTCCTGGCGACGTCCGATCTCGACGAGCGCGAGAAGCGCTGGGTCGATACCATCAAGGCCGGTGCGGAACATCTCGCGAGCCTCGCGACGCTGTTTGTCGATGCCGCCCGCGGCGGCGCCGCGGTCGCCGGGATCCGGCAGGACCTGTTCGATCTGCGGGCGCTGGCGCGCAATGCCGGCGATTCGCTGGCCGGCCGGGCGGCGGCCAAAGGTCTGCACTCCGAGGTCGAAATTTCGGAAAAACTGCCGGCGCTGGTGGTCGGCGATCCGGTCCGGCTGCGCGCCGCGCTGGAAAACCTGATCGACAATGCGGTGAAATTCACTGAAGCGGGCAGCGTCGCGCTTGCCGTCGAGCCAATCCGCAGCACCAGCGGCCAGCTCAGCGTCGCGTTTTCGATTTCCGACAGCGGCATAGGCCTCACGCTCAACGAGATCAAGCGGTTGTTTCGTCCGTTTTCGCAGGCCAATGTCTCGATCGCCTCGCGCTTCGGCGGCGCCGGGCTCGGATTATCGTCGGTGAAGGCGTTGGCGCGCGCGATGGGCGGCGACATCGTGGTGGCGCCGCGCCGCAGTGGCGGAACGACGTTCACGCTGAGCGTGACCTTGGCCCGCGCAAAGACGTCGAAAGCGCCGGGGTCGGGCGCAGGCGCCTATCTGCCGTCGAACCCGGCGCAGGCGCTGCGCGTGCTCAGCGTCGAGGACAATCCGTTCGGCCGCGTCGTGCTCAACACCATCCTTACCGAACTCGGTCATCAGGCGGAATTCATCGGGCGCGGCGAGGGCGCCCCCGAGCGGATCGCGCAAGGCAGTTTTGACGCTGTCCTGATGGACATGGTGCTGCCGGGCATCGATGGCATCGAGGCGATCAAGCGCATTCGCAGCTTAGACCCGCCGCTCGGCCGCATCGCGATCGTCGGGGTATCGGGCCGCGCCGACGACGAAGCGGCCTCGCGTGCGGCCGGCGCCGACGCCTTCCTGGTCAAGCCTGTGAGTCCACGGGCTTTAGCGACTGCGCTGCTTGAAGCGACACGCCGTGCGGCAGCCGCGACTTGA